In Candidatus Latescibacter sp., the genomic window CCACCAGGACCGGCGAATCGCCCGGTCTCCGGGCGGCAGCCTTATACTGGATGTTAAGGCCGGTTATCCTCTCCGCCGTTTTAATCACCTTAAGCACGGAAAATCCACAGCCGGCGCCCAGATTGAATGCCTCGGTTTCCCCGCCCTCTTCCAGATATCGGGCGGCGAGTATGTGAGCTTCCGCCAGGTCTCGGACATGGATGTAATCACGGATACAACTTCCATCCCCGGTATCATAATCGTCACCGAAAACGGTAAGGGGGGATGAGGTGATCGCTGCGTTCAAGACAAGCGGGATGAGGTGGGTTTCGGGACAGTGGTCCTCGCCAAAGGACAGGTGCGCTCCCCCGGCGTTAAAATAACGGAGGGAAACCGACCGGAACCCGTATGCCCGGCTGTAATCACTTAGTACCTGCTCCACCATCTGTTTCGACCATCCATAGGGATTCACCGGATGAAGGGCAGCGTTTTCGTCAAGCGGAATGGTATCGGGTTCTCCATAGACCGCGGCGGATGAAGAGAATACGAAGCGTTTAACCCCTGCGCCCCGGAGGGCATCGAGGAATTTTACTGTTTTCAGGAGATTGTTGCCGTAATACCTGGCGGGGTCCGTCACTGATTCGCCGACCTCGATGAATGCCGCGAAATGCATTGCCACATCGATTCCTTCCGAACAGGCTTCTCTCACCGCCCGGATATTGGAAATATCTCCCAGAACAAAACGGGCTTCCGGATGAACCGCCTTCAGGTGCCCGGTGGACAGGTTATCGAGTATGGTGACCCGATGCCCCTCATGGATGAGAGATGCTACGGTCACACTGCCGATATACCCGGCGCCTCCGGCAGCAAGAACATGGAATGGCTTTCGATTATCCGTCGT contains:
- the galE gene encoding UDP-glucose 4-epimerase GalE; this encodes MTTDNRKPFHVLAAGGAGYIGSVTVASLIHEGHRVTILDNLSTGHLKAVHPEARFVLGDISNIRAVREACSEGIDVAMHFAAFIEVGESVTDPARYYGNNLLKTVKFLDALRGAGVKRFVFSSSAAVYGEPDTIPLDENAALHPVNPYGWSKQMVEQVLSDYSRAYGFRSVSLRYFNAGGAHLSFGEDHCPETHLIPLVLNAAITSSPLTVFGDDYDTGDGSCIRDYIHVRDLAEAHILAARYLEEGGETEAFNLGAGCGFSVLKVIKTAERITGLNIQYKAAARRPGDSPVLVASQKKAQRVLGWRKDLASLEEIITSAWEWKREHPQGYSCMS